One window of the Thermodesulfomicrobium sp. WS genome contains the following:
- a CDS encoding tRNA-dihydrouridine synthase family protein, with the protein MAGLGHIAFRQVLAGFGGYALMVTEMCNARAVATENPETSRVFRWRPEELPYLVCQIFGAEPKDMAQAARRIEAEGFAGVDINMGCAVAAITRQGAGAALLTDPERAVAMVEAVANAVRIPVSVKLRTLPGRDVDGTCALARRLACAGASWLTVHPRVAPDRRTRPARWEDIRAVVEAVDVPVMGNGDIWHPEDAFRMQAQTGCAGVSIGRAAVAKPWIFAQIRGAFSPEPSIFLSTALAMVDALWTWNAAASAMQLFRKWLPYFCANFVYGHTIAKRLRQAASREELVAALERELLPCPALAHSPNPFLLVG; encoded by the coding sequence ATGGCCGGGCTGGGCCACATCGCCTTCCGCCAGGTACTGGCGGGTTTTGGCGGGTATGCCCTCATGGTGACAGAGATGTGCAACGCCCGGGCCGTTGCGACGGAAAACCCCGAAACTTCGCGCGTGTTCCGCTGGAGGCCCGAAGAGCTTCCCTACCTGGTGTGCCAGATCTTCGGCGCCGAACCCAAGGACATGGCCCAGGCTGCCCGGCGCATCGAGGCCGAAGGCTTTGCCGGCGTGGACATCAACATGGGCTGCGCCGTGGCCGCCATCACCCGTCAGGGGGCTGGGGCAGCCCTGCTGACCGACCCGGAGCGCGCCGTGGCCATGGTCGAGGCCGTGGCAAACGCGGTGCGCATCCCGGTATCCGTGAAGCTGCGGACCTTGCCGGGCCGTGACGTGGACGGCACCTGCGCCTTGGCGCGGCGCTTGGCTTGCGCTGGGGCGAGCTGGTTGACCGTGCATCCGCGCGTGGCCCCGGACCGGCGTACCCGGCCTGCCCGCTGGGAAGACATCCGCGCCGTGGTGGAGGCAGTGGATGTCCCGGTCATGGGAAACGGGGATATCTGGCATCCGGAAGACGCGTTTCGCATGCAGGCGCAGACCGGATGCGCCGGGGTGAGCATCGGCCGGGCGGCGGTGGCCAAGCCGTGGATCTTCGCCCAGATCCGCGGCGCCTTTTCCCCGGAGCCATCCATCTTTCTCTCCACGGCCCTGGCCATGGTGGACGCCCTGTGGACCTGGAATGCGGCTGCCTCCGCCATGCAGCTTTTTCGCAAATGGCTGCCCTATTTCTGCGCCAATTTCGTCTATGGCCACACCATCGCCAAGCGCCTGCGGCAGGCGGCCAGCCGGGAGGAACTCGTGGCTGCCCTGGAAAGGGAGCTTCTGCCGTGTCCGGCGCTGGCGCACAGCCCCAATCCCTTTTTGCTGGTGGGATAA
- a CDS encoding TrkA family potassium uptake protein, with protein MAREFAIIGLGKFGSVLGRCLREKGQTVIGIDTDPDKVRLAAEYLSHAYVAEATDKTALMQLGLADCDEVIVSTGHSMEASILITLFLKEIGCKRVIVKAVSEDHEKILRKVGADAVVFPEGFAAQQLAAQLAVPGFLDYLPLGEDVVLRQICVREWAGKSLRDLDLTNQFGIQVVAIRKAGTEHFSFVPSPHKPLSAGDLLVCLGPAQAMDGLTG; from the coding sequence ATGGCTCGTGAGTTCGCCATCATTGGATTAGGAAAGTTCGGCTCCGTCTTGGGACGCTGCCTTCGGGAAAAAGGCCAAACCGTCATCGGTATCGACACGGACCCGGACAAGGTGCGCTTGGCCGCGGAGTACCTGTCCCATGCCTACGTGGCCGAGGCCACGGACAAGACCGCGTTGATGCAGCTCGGCCTGGCAGACTGCGACGAGGTCATCGTCAGCACCGGCCACTCCATGGAAGCGAGCATCCTCATCACCCTGTTTCTCAAGGAAATCGGCTGCAAGCGCGTGATCGTCAAGGCCGTGAGCGAGGACCACGAAAAGATCCTGCGGAAAGTGGGGGCCGATGCGGTCGTCTTTCCCGAAGGCTTTGCCGCCCAGCAACTGGCCGCCCAATTGGCGGTGCCGGGTTTTCTCGACTACCTCCCCTTGGGTGAGGACGTGGTCCTGCGCCAGATCTGCGTGCGCGAGTGGGCGGGCAAGTCCTTGCGCGACCTCGATCTCACCAACCAATTCGGCATTCAGGTGGTGGCCATCCGCAAGGCCGGGACCGAGCATTTTTCCTTTGTGCCGAGTCCGCACAAGCCGCTGAGCGCAGGCGACCTGCTTGTGTGCCTGGGACCGGCCCAGGCCATGGATGGCCTTACGGGCTAG
- a CDS encoding potassium transporter TrkG — protein MKWERMVSPALLPVYAFAATILGGAALLRLPWATTQSISWLDALFTATSAVCVTGLTVLDTGTRFTLWGQNIILALIQLGGLGIMTYTSLVFYLWRRRVSFTDRIAVGGALLADPRFRLGRFLVDVVVMTIGIELAGAFLLWTCGMRLYDAFFHAISAFCNAGFSTYSDNLMGFRGNIAVQCAIMALIFLGGIGFYVLVDLRDMLWQRRSWRSLGWQSRLVLSTSFWLIGAGGLSLALMEKLGSGELSWGQAVLDGVFHAVSARTAGFNTVDLARLADVSLLFLVFLMLVGGSPASCAGGIKTTTLRVLWGFAVAQVKGRRQVVVAGAAVDTTSFNKAMALVVCSTGLLAAAILGLLFLEAGVSPHGTARSMLLELIFEAVSAFGTVGLSTGITASLTPVSKMVLIGLMFVGRLGPAVFLTLLQTWQEPEHFAWPERSISIG, from the coding sequence ATGAAATGGGAACGCATGGTTTCTCCGGCGCTGCTTCCGGTCTATGCCTTTGCCGCCACCATTTTGGGGGGAGCGGCCCTGCTGCGTCTGCCTTGGGCCACCACCCAATCCATCTCCTGGTTGGATGCGCTGTTCACCGCCACATCGGCAGTGTGCGTCACCGGGCTTACGGTGCTGGACACGGGGACACGCTTTACGCTCTGGGGCCAAAACATCATCCTAGCCCTCATCCAATTGGGAGGGCTGGGCATCATGACCTACACCAGTCTGGTGTTCTATCTCTGGCGGCGGCGCGTTTCCTTCACCGACCGCATTGCCGTGGGAGGAGCGCTCCTTGCGGATCCCCGCTTCCGCCTTGGTCGTTTTCTCGTGGACGTCGTGGTGATGACCATCGGTATTGAACTGGCTGGGGCGTTTTTGTTGTGGACATGCGGCATGCGGCTCTATGATGCGTTTTTTCACGCCATTTCCGCGTTTTGCAACGCAGGATTCTCCACCTATTCAGATAACCTCATGGGGTTTCGTGGAAATATCGCCGTCCAATGCGCGATCATGGCACTGATTTTCTTGGGCGGCATCGGTTTTTATGTCCTTGTGGATCTGCGCGATATGCTGTGGCAGCGTCGTTCGTGGCGCTCTTTGGGATGGCAAAGCCGACTGGTGCTTTCGACGAGCTTCTGGCTCATTGGGGCAGGAGGTCTCTCTTTGGCTTTGATGGAAAAGTTGGGGTCTGGAGAACTTTCCTGGGGGCAGGCCGTGCTCGACGGCGTGTTTCATGCCGTGTCCGCGCGCACCGCTGGGTTCAACACCGTGGATTTGGCCCGCCTTGCCGATGTGTCCTTGCTTTTTTTGGTTTTTTTGATGCTGGTGGGCGGATCTCCCGCCTCGTGTGCCGGTGGCATCAAGACCACCACCCTGCGGGTGCTCTGGGGGTTCGCCGTGGCCCAAGTCAAAGGCCGGCGGCAGGTGGTGGTGGCCGGGGCCGCTGTGGACACCACCTCATTCAACAAAGCCATGGCCTTGGTGGTGTGTTCGACGGGGTTGTTGGCGGCGGCCATTTTGGGTCTCCTTTTCCTGGAGGCCGGGGTTTCGCCCCATGGCACGGCCCGCTCCATGCTGCTGGAACTCATTTTCGAGGCAGTTTCCGCCTTTGGCACCGTGGGGCTTTCCACGGGGATTACCGCCTCGCTCACCCCGGTCAGCAAAATGGTGCTTATTGGACTGATGTTCGTGGGTCGGCTCGGCCCTGCGGTATTTCTCACCTTGCTGCAAACTTGGCAGGAACCAGAACATTTCGCCTGGCCGGAGCGTTCCATTTCCATCGGATAG
- a CDS encoding dipeptide ABC transporter ATP-binding protein — translation MPTTDALLTVSGLCVTFAGMAHPAVHDVEFQLPAGGSLALVGESGSGKTATALAVLRLLPATTHLAGSIRLLGTEMLSASPKTLQRMRGGAVGMVFQEPMTSLNPLHRVGRQIAEAISLHQALSPAQVRRRVEALLEQVGLSPRHAESYPHQLSGGQRQRVMLAMALANDPQLLIADEPTTALDVATQEGIVQLLQDVRARTGMAVLFITHDLGLARRLADEVVVLRRGQVVERGPVAQVFSQPTHPYTQELLRPLPRAPRSTPGEAVLLEARHIGVQVPEGGFWRRRSRTLLEDVHLRLREGESLAVVGESGSGKTTLALAFTRLLPATGSVRLLGADFFAVQGRALRRARRHMQMVFQDPFASLNPRMSVEEIVAEGLWVHMDLSSEERRRRVAAALAAVELPEDILHRFPHEFSGGQRQRIAVARALVLEPKVLLLDEPTSALDRSTQIQMVELLRALQERLRLAMVFITHDLALARALCHSLLVLHQGRAVESGPFAEVIAAPRHPATQTLLQAASFL, via the coding sequence ATGCCCACGACTGACGCCCTGCTCACGGTCTCGGGCCTCTGCGTGACCTTTGCAGGCATGGCGCATCCAGCCGTGCACGATGTGGAGTTTCAGCTTCCTGCCGGAGGGAGTCTGGCCCTGGTGGGGGAGAGCGGCTCCGGCAAGACGGCCACAGCCCTGGCGGTGCTGCGGCTGCTGCCGGCAACCACGCACCTTGCGGGCAGCATCCGCCTTCTGGGCACGGAAATGCTCAGCGCCTCCCCGAAGACCCTGCAGCGCATGCGCGGCGGGGCCGTGGGCATGGTCTTTCAGGAGCCCATGACTTCCCTCAATCCCCTGCACCGGGTAGGGCGGCAGATCGCCGAGGCCATCTCCTTGCATCAAGCCCTTTCCCCGGCGCAGGTGCGCCGGCGGGTGGAAGCACTCCTGGAGCAGGTGGGGCTTTCGCCACGGCATGCGGAAAGTTACCCGCACCAACTCTCCGGCGGCCAGCGCCAGCGGGTCATGCTCGCCATGGCCCTGGCCAATGATCCCCAACTCCTCATTGCCGACGAGCCGACCACGGCCCTGGATGTGGCCACCCAAGAGGGGATTGTGCAGCTTTTGCAGGACGTGCGCGCCCGCACGGGCATGGCGGTGCTCTTCATCACCCATGACCTCGGTCTTGCCCGGCGCCTGGCCGACGAGGTGGTGGTGCTGCGGCGCGGCCAGGTGGTGGAGCGCGGCCCGGTGGCGCAGGTCTTCTCGCAGCCCACGCATCCCTACACCCAGGAGCTCTTGCGGCCTTTGCCTCGTGCTCCGCGCTCGACCCCCGGCGAGGCCGTTCTCCTGGAAGCACGCCACATAGGGGTGCAGGTGCCGGAGGGAGGTTTTTGGCGCCGCCGCAGCCGAACGCTCCTCGAAGACGTCCACCTGCGCCTGCGTGAGGGCGAATCCTTGGCTGTGGTAGGGGAGAGCGGCTCGGGCAAGACCACCCTGGCCCTGGCGTTTACCCGGCTGCTGCCGGCAACCGGATCGGTCCGGCTCTTGGGAGCGGACTTTTTCGCCGTACAGGGCAGGGCATTACGGCGGGCACGCCGGCACATGCAGATGGTGTTTCAAGACCCCTTTGCCAGCCTCAATCCGCGCATGAGCGTGGAGGAAATCGTGGCCGAGGGGCTGTGGGTGCACATGGACCTCTCCAGCGAGGAGCGCCGACGGCGGGTGGCCGCTGCCCTGGCCGCGGTGGAGCTGCCGGAAGACATCCTGCACCGCTTTCCCCATGAATTTTCCGGGGGCCAGCGGCAGCGCATCGCCGTGGCCCGGGCCTTGGTGCTCGAGCCCAAGGTCCTGCTCCTCGATGAGCCCACCAGCGCCCTGGATCGTTCCACCCAGATCCAGATGGTGGAGCTCTTGCGCGCCCTGCAGGAGCGGCTGCGCCTTGCCATGGTGTTCATCACCCATGACCTGGCCCTGGCTCGGGCCCTCTGCCACAGTCTTTTGGTCCTGCACCAGGGGCGCGCCGTGGAGTCCGGCCCCTTTGCCGAGGTCATCGCCGCACCCCGCCACCCGGCCACCCAAACTTTGCTGCAGGCTGCGAGTTTCTTATGA
- a CDS encoding ABC transporter permease: protein MNPVWQRRLARFRRNRRAVWSGRILVLLCLLCMAADILATDRPLLVRYQGELYAPVLQAYPETTFGGFLPTETDFHDPWVQRHIADHGWILWAPIPFGPRTIDFSLNQAVPAPPSGRHLLGTDDVGRDVAARMLHGMRISLVFAAAVAGASVVIGVAVGAVQGYFGGLVDLLGQRLLEIWAGIPGLFVLILLASVVEPNFWWLLAVTMLFSWMTLVDPVRAEFLRGRTLDYVRAAHALGVPHGRIMLRHILPNAMVAALTFVPFVASGAITTLTSLDFLGFGLPPGSPSLGELLSQGKNNLQAPWLGLASFGALATLLSLLVFLGEGVRDAFDPHAHD from the coding sequence GTGAATCCCGTATGGCAGCGCCGCCTTGCCCGGTTTCGCCGAAACCGCCGCGCCGTGTGGTCCGGACGCATCCTGGTGCTGTTGTGCCTGCTCTGCATGGCCGCAGACATCCTGGCCACGGATCGCCCGCTTCTGGTGCGCTATCAAGGGGAGTTGTATGCCCCGGTGCTGCAGGCCTATCCCGAGACCACCTTCGGCGGGTTTCTGCCCACGGAAACCGATTTCCACGACCCCTGGGTCCAGCGCCACATCGCGGATCACGGCTGGATCCTCTGGGCTCCCATCCCCTTTGGCCCGCGCACCATCGATTTTTCCTTGAACCAGGCCGTGCCGGCCCCGCCTTCCGGGCGGCACCTGCTCGGCACCGACGACGTGGGCCGGGATGTGGCGGCCCGCATGCTCCACGGCATGCGCATCTCCCTCGTCTTTGCCGCTGCCGTGGCCGGGGCCAGTGTGGTCATCGGCGTGGCAGTAGGGGCCGTGCAAGGCTACTTCGGCGGCCTGGTGGACCTCTTGGGGCAGCGGCTGCTGGAGATTTGGGCCGGCATCCCCGGGCTCTTCGTGCTCATCCTGCTGGCCTCGGTGGTGGAGCCGAACTTTTGGTGGCTGCTTGCCGTAACCATGCTCTTTTCCTGGATGACCCTGGTGGATCCCGTGCGCGCCGAGTTCCTGCGCGGTCGCACCCTGGACTACGTGCGGGCGGCCCATGCCCTGGGCGTGCCCCACGGCCGCATCATGCTGCGCCATATCCTGCCCAACGCCATGGTGGCGGCGCTCACCTTTGTGCCGTTTGTGGCCAGCGGAGCCATCACCACCTTGACTTCGCTGGATTTTCTTGGCTTCGGCCTGCCTCCGGGATCCCCCTCCTTGGGAGAACTCCTCTCCCAAGGAAAAAACAACCTGCAGGCCCCCTGGCTGGGGCTCGCTTCCTTTGGCGCCTTGGCGACCCTGCTCAGCCTTTTGGTCTTCCTTGGCGAAGGAGTACGCGATGCCTTCGATCCCCATGCCCACGACTGA
- the yejB gene encoding microcin C ABC transporter permease YejB, whose translation MSAYLLRRMLLVIPTLWGILTINFFLVQLAPGGPVEQMLARLHGVEVGATAKVAGPAAEGGTARTGTYRGAQGLDAQLQARIEKLYGLDRPIGERYVDTLIHYARFDLGESLFRGKPVMQLIVERLPVSMSLGVWSTLLIYAISIPLGVAKAVRHGSSFDAATSLVVVMGSAIPVFLFAMLLVVLFAGGSFWQIFPLRGLTSPGWEEMTLWGKVVDYFWHLALPVTAMTIGGFATLTMLTKNCFLEELSKLYTVTARAKGASERGVLLGHVFRNAMLLVIAGFPAAFIGMFFTGSLLVEVIFSLDGLGLLGFEATISRDYPVIFGSLYIFTLLGLLTKILSDLTYTLVDPRIHFGGQQ comes from the coding sequence ATGAGCGCGTATCTCTTGCGGCGTATGCTCCTCGTGATCCCGACCTTGTGGGGGATTTTGACCATCAACTTCTTCCTGGTGCAGCTCGCCCCTGGCGGGCCGGTGGAGCAGATGCTCGCCCGCTTGCACGGCGTGGAAGTGGGGGCCACCGCCAAGGTGGCGGGACCAGCGGCTGAAGGCGGCACGGCACGCACGGGGACGTATCGAGGCGCGCAGGGACTCGATGCACAGCTGCAGGCACGCATCGAAAAACTCTACGGTCTTGACCGCCCCATTGGAGAGCGCTACGTGGACACGCTCATCCATTACGCGCGCTTCGATCTGGGCGAGAGCCTGTTTCGGGGAAAGCCGGTGATGCAATTGATCGTCGAACGCCTGCCGGTCTCCATGTCCCTTGGGGTGTGGAGCACGCTTCTCATCTATGCCATCTCCATCCCCCTGGGCGTGGCCAAGGCCGTGCGCCACGGCTCCTCCTTCGACGCCGCCACCAGCCTGGTGGTGGTCATGGGCAGCGCCATCCCGGTGTTCCTGTTTGCCATGCTGCTCGTGGTGCTGTTTGCCGGCGGCAGCTTTTGGCAGATCTTTCCCCTGCGGGGACTCACCTCTCCGGGGTGGGAGGAGATGACGCTCTGGGGCAAGGTCGTGGATTATTTCTGGCACCTTGCCTTGCCGGTCACGGCCATGACCATCGGTGGCTTTGCCACCCTGACCATGCTCACCAAGAACTGTTTTCTGGAGGAGCTCTCCAAGCTCTATACCGTTACCGCCCGGGCCAAAGGGGCGAGCGAGCGGGGCGTGCTCTTGGGCCATGTGTTTCGCAACGCCATGCTGCTGGTGATCGCCGGATTTCCGGCGGCCTTCATCGGGATGTTTTTTACCGGCTCACTCCTGGTGGAAGTCATCTTTTCCTTGGACGGCCTCGGGCTTTTGGGGTTCGAGGCCACCATTTCCCGCGATTACCCGGTGATTTTCGGCTCGCTCTATATCTTCACCCTGCTTGGGCTCCTCACCAAGATCCTCTCGGACCTCACCTACACCCTGGTGGATCCGCGCATCCACTTTGGAGGCCAGCAGTGA
- a CDS encoding extracellular solute-binding protein has product MRWTGLVLALVALAMAAPAWGEPVHALALGSTPKYGPDFSHFDYVRPDAPKGGHLRLAAVGGFDSLNPWILRGQAAEGVELTVDTLMVQSLDEPFTVYGLVAQSVELEDEAMVVRLRPEARFHDGSPVTAADVVFTFEALSQRGSPVYQQYYAEVTGAKAVDAHTVRFTFAAGHSPELPLIVGQLPVLSQRWWQERDFTAPSLEPPLTSGPYRVESVQPGQRITYVRDPNYWARDLPVNRGRHNVDRITYETYRDTSVTLEAFLAGQYHFRLETTAKHWHIGYRGPAVESGRIRRERIAHHLPQGMQCFAFNLRRPIFADPRVRHALALAFDFSWSNTALFHGEYTRTTSFFANSELAAEGPASPEERALLDPWREHLPASVDLPFVLPKTDGSGFPRENLRQALTLLTEAGYRLENGVMTRNGQPLSFELLLVQPEFERVVLPYQRNLAKLGVRMQVRLMDVAQYIGRLRTFDYDMIVTSFPQSLSPGNEQRSFWTSAAAKTPGSRNYCGIANPAIDALVEAVIRAPSRTELITACRALDRALLHGWYVVPQWHATSFRVAYWDVLHHPEHTPPYGLDLQSWWMEPEGGRP; this is encoded by the coding sequence ATGAGGTGGACGGGACTCGTGCTCGCCCTGGTGGCCCTGGCCATGGCCGCCCCGGCCTGGGGAGAACCCGTCCACGCCCTGGCCTTGGGCTCGACCCCCAAATACGGGCCGGATTTTTCCCATTTCGATTACGTGCGGCCGGACGCCCCCAAGGGCGGGCATCTGCGGCTGGCGGCCGTCGGAGGATTCGACAGCCTCAATCCGTGGATTTTGCGCGGCCAGGCGGCAGAGGGCGTGGAGCTCACCGTGGATACCCTCATGGTGCAGTCCCTGGACGAGCCCTTCACGGTGTACGGACTGGTGGCCCAGTCCGTGGAGCTGGAGGACGAAGCCATGGTGGTGCGCCTGCGGCCTGAGGCGCGGTTCCATGACGGAAGCCCGGTCACGGCCGCGGACGTGGTCTTCACCTTCGAGGCCCTTAGCCAGCGCGGATCCCCCGTGTACCAGCAGTATTACGCCGAAGTCACCGGCGCCAAGGCCGTGGACGCACACACCGTGCGCTTTACCTTTGCCGCAGGACACAGCCCGGAGCTTCCCCTCATTGTCGGCCAACTGCCCGTGCTCTCGCAGCGCTGGTGGCAGGAGCGGGACTTTACCGCCCCCTCCTTGGAGCCGCCGCTCACCAGCGGCCCGTACCGGGTGGAATCCGTGCAGCCAGGCCAGCGCATCACCTACGTCCGTGACCCCAACTATTGGGCAAGGGACCTACCGGTGAACCGCGGTCGCCACAACGTTGACCGCATCACCTACGAAACCTACCGCGACACCTCCGTGACCCTGGAGGCCTTTCTCGCCGGTCAATACCATTTCCGTCTGGAGACCACGGCCAAGCATTGGCACATCGGCTACCGGGGCCCTGCAGTGGAGTCCGGCCGCATCCGGCGCGAGCGCATTGCCCATCATTTGCCCCAGGGGATGCAATGCTTTGCCTTCAACCTGCGCCGTCCCATCTTTGCCGATCCCCGGGTGCGCCACGCCCTGGCCTTGGCCTTTGATTTTTCCTGGAGCAATACGGCGCTGTTCCACGGGGAATATACCCGCACCACCAGTTTCTTCGCCAATTCCGAGCTGGCGGCAGAGGGCCCGGCATCCCCCGAAGAGCGGGCCTTGTTGGATCCGTGGCGCGAGCACCTGCCTGCATCGGTGGACCTGCCGTTTGTCCTGCCCAAGACGGATGGATCGGGGTTTCCCCGGGAAAATTTGCGCCAAGCCCTCACGCTGCTTACCGAGGCCGGCTACCGCCTGGAAAACGGGGTCATGACCCGCAACGGCCAGCCGCTTTCCTTTGAGCTGCTGCTCGTGCAGCCCGAGTTCGAGCGGGTGGTTCTGCCCTACCAGCGTAACCTCGCCAAGCTTGGTGTTCGGATGCAGGTGCGGCTCATGGACGTGGCCCAGTACATCGGGCGGCTGCGCACCTTCGACTACGACATGATCGTCACCTCCTTTCCCCAGTCGCTATCTCCGGGCAACGAGCAGCGCTCCTTTTGGACCTCAGCGGCGGCGAAGACTCCAGGATCGCGCAATTATTGCGGTATCGCCAACCCCGCCATCGACGCTTTGGTGGAGGCCGTGATCCGCGCCCCGTCGAGGACCGAGCTCATCACCGCCTGCCGGGCCCTGGACCGGGCGCTGCTCCATGGCTGGTACGTGGTACCTCAATGGCATGCCACGAGCTTTCGGGTGGCGTACTGGGATGTCCTGCACCATCCGGAGCACACCCCGCCCTATGGATTGGATCTGCAAAGCTGGTGGATGGAGCCGGAAGGAGGCAGGCCATGA
- a CDS encoding ATP-dependent RecD-like DNA helicase, which yields MESICGDVVSVVFHNPETGYAILRLDAGALGTVVVVGTLGGVSPGEGLEVEGRWVDHPRFGRQFQAQSYQVRLPASLAGVQRFLASGALRGVGPKLAQRLIDHFGPRTLEVLESEPEKLLRVEGIGQATLSRIRASWQNMREIRGLMLFLQEHAFPVSLAYRIFKVYGTRSVEQLRQNPYALAYDVHGVGFRTADALALRLGFPEDSPERIQAGLEFALRQASEQGGHVFLPRAGVLDEAAKLLACSDGHLLAQGLEGLCARKRIVEEDLTAKGVPEAVFLSFFHRAERETAARLVALMEHRMELPAAQVEQRLQQETARLGIRLAPEQRLAVETAVTEKVCVITGGPGTGKTTIIRVVARVLRALGLKVGLAAPTGRAAKRLAEATGFAAQTVHRLLKYQPGASFEYGEDNKLPLQALILDEASMLDSALALAVLRALPLGCRLILVGDENQLPSVGPGNVLGDILACGCVPAVQLTHIFRQAETSTIVVNAHRVREGKMPLASPKEPPRADFFWVEKEDPAEVAELVVRLVAERIPEIYGLDPLTDVQVLTPMHKGEVGTAALNERLQAVLNPRGRAVGSGQRGFRVGDRVLQVRNDYDKEVFNGDLGRIVAADPAEGEVRVDFDGREVTYCLDELDNLTLAYAISVHKSQGSEYPAIVFPIVTQHYMLLQRNLIYTGLTRARRLAVLVGSRQALRMGLANERGRARYTALDVRIRQQCMGDGL from the coding sequence ATGGAATCCATCTGCGGTGATGTCGTCAGCGTGGTCTTCCACAACCCGGAGACGGGCTACGCCATCCTGCGTCTGGATGCCGGGGCCTTGGGGACCGTGGTCGTGGTGGGAACTCTGGGCGGCGTCTCTCCAGGAGAGGGGCTGGAGGTGGAGGGCCGCTGGGTGGATCATCCCCGGTTTGGCCGCCAGTTTCAGGCCCAAAGCTATCAGGTGCGCCTGCCGGCCTCCTTGGCCGGGGTGCAGCGCTTTCTTGCCTCTGGGGCGCTGCGCGGGGTAGGGCCCAAGCTCGCCCAGCGCCTCATCGACCACTTCGGCCCCCGTACCCTGGAAGTCTTGGAGAGCGAGCCGGAAAAGCTCTTGCGTGTGGAAGGCATCGGCCAGGCCACCCTTTCCCGCATCCGCGCATCGTGGCAGAACATGCGGGAAATCCGTGGGCTGATGCTTTTTTTGCAAGAACACGCCTTTCCCGTGTCGCTCGCCTACCGCATCTTCAAGGTCTATGGCACGCGCTCGGTGGAGCAGCTGCGCCAAAACCCCTACGCTTTGGCCTACGACGTGCACGGGGTGGGATTCCGCACCGCCGATGCCTTGGCCTTGCGCCTCGGGTTTCCGGAAGACTCCCCGGAGCGCATCCAGGCAGGCCTGGAATTTGCCCTGCGCCAGGCCAGCGAACAGGGCGGACATGTGTTTCTGCCGCGCGCAGGCGTCCTGGATGAGGCGGCCAAACTCCTTGCGTGCTCCGACGGCCATCTGCTCGCCCAAGGTTTGGAAGGGCTTTGCGCCCGCAAGCGCATCGTCGAAGAAGACCTCACTGCCAAGGGGGTGCCGGAGGCGGTCTTTTTGTCGTTTTTCCACCGCGCCGAGCGGGAGACCGCGGCCCGCCTGGTGGCCTTGATGGAGCACCGCATGGAGCTTCCCGCAGCCCAGGTGGAGCAGCGTCTGCAGCAGGAGACCGCGCGGCTGGGCATCCGCCTTGCCCCGGAGCAGCGTCTGGCCGTGGAGACGGCGGTGACGGAAAAGGTCTGCGTCATCACCGGCGGTCCGGGGACGGGCAAGACCACCATCATCCGCGTCGTGGCCCGGGTGCTGCGGGCCTTGGGCCTCAAGGTGGGGCTTGCCGCGCCCACGGGGCGGGCGGCCAAACGCCTGGCCGAGGCCACGGGCTTTGCCGCCCAGACCGTGCATCGGCTGCTCAAGTACCAGCCCGGGGCGAGCTTTGAATACGGCGAAGACAACAAGCTTCCCCTGCAGGCCTTGATCCTCGATGAAGCCTCCATGCTCGATAGTGCCTTGGCCTTGGCAGTGCTGCGCGCCTTGCCCTTGGGCTGCCGCCTCATCTTGGTGGGGGATGAAAACCAGCTCCCGTCGGTAGGACCGGGCAACGTGCTCGGCGACATCCTCGCCTGCGGCTGCGTCCCGGCGGTGCAGCTGACGCACATTTTCCGCCAAGCCGAGACGAGCACCATCGTGGTCAATGCCCACCGGGTGCGGGAAGGAAAAATGCCCCTGGCAAGCCCCAAGGAGCCGCCGCGGGCGGATTTTTTCTGGGTGGAGAAGGAAGACCCCGCCGAGGTGGCGGAGCTGGTGGTGCGCTTGGTGGCGGAGCGCATCCCGGAAATCTACGGCCTGGATCCCTTGACGGACGTGCAGGTCCTTACGCCGATGCACAAAGGCGAGGTAGGGACCGCTGCCCTCAACGAGCGCCTGCAGGCCGTACTCAACCCCCGTGGTCGGGCCGTAGGGTCCGGGCAGCGGGGATTTCGCGTGGGCGACCGGGTGCTTCAGGTCCGCAACGACTACGACAAAGAGGTCTTCAACGGCGATTTGGGCCGGATCGTAGCCGCGGATCCGGCCGAAGGCGAGGTGCGGGTGGATTTTGATGGCCGGGAAGTAACGTACTGCCTCGACGAGCTCGACAACCTCACCCTGGCCTATGCCATCAGCGTGCACAAGAGTCAGGGGAGCGAGTACCCGGCCATCGTCTTTCCCATCGTGACCCAACACTACATGCTCTTGCAGCGCAATCTCATCTATACGGGACTGACCCGCGCCCGCCGCTTGGCGGTGCTGGTGGGCTCCCGGCAGGCGCTGCGCATGGGCCTGGCCAACGAGCGCGGCCGCGCCCGCTACACCGCCCTCGATGTGCGCATCCGCCAGCAATGCATGGGGGATGGACTATGA